Proteins encoded within one genomic window of Synechococcus sp. PCC 7335:
- a CDS encoding S-layer homology domain-containing protein codes for MVIPRSLVGQSTIQKITKKLVRKTAKKTVKAATASTVALLSLLSLSGCAGSNLGDRVGQSLEPDPQLAERANRNSPSESTNSDTADDQRITVRPATDTDQNATEDSDESDTETTTDLDGDSQSSNQAADYIDLDKAPEEIRPYLADLIALEVLTVRSPTPTSENATPSPPLANEFRPNQATTRREYARWLLAANNRFYQGTPNRRIRPGVTSSQPVFQDVPVSDADFAAIQGLAEAGIIPSSLTGSSTTITFRPDAPLTRKDLLLWKVPLDTRQPLPEATATAVRQAWSFQDTDTIEPRVAQALIADHQLGDFSNIRRTFGYTTLFQPDKAATRAETAAVLWRFGNPAEGITANEVLNPTASATTTDSEDNE; via the coding sequence ATGGTGATACCTCGAAGCCTTGTTGGACAATCAACTATTCAGAAAATTACTAAAAAGCTTGTTAGAAAGACTGCCAAAAAGACTGTAAAAGCAGCTACAGCAAGCACGGTAGCGCTCCTCAGCTTGCTATCCTTATCCGGCTGTGCTGGTAGCAACCTAGGCGATCGCGTAGGTCAAAGCCTAGAGCCGGACCCGCAGCTCGCTGAACGGGCTAATCGCAATAGTCCAAGTGAGTCAACTAATTCTGATACGGCTGATGATCAAAGGATCACCGTTAGGCCAGCGACTGATACCGATCAAAATGCTACAGAGGACTCGGACGAGTCTGATACCGAAACCACCACTGACTTAGATGGTGATAGTCAGTCATCTAATCAAGCAGCAGACTATATCGATCTTGATAAAGCGCCAGAAGAAATTCGGCCTTATCTAGCTGACTTGATAGCGCTAGAGGTATTGACGGTGCGATCGCCTACGCCTACCTCTGAAAATGCGACACCATCGCCCCCTCTGGCAAATGAGTTTCGTCCCAATCAAGCCACGACCCGGCGAGAGTACGCTCGCTGGCTACTCGCTGCGAACAATCGCTTTTATCAGGGGACTCCCAACCGCAGAATCCGCCCTGGCGTTACCAGTAGTCAACCCGTTTTTCAAGACGTTCCTGTCAGCGATGCCGACTTTGCCGCCATCCAAGGACTGGCCGAAGCGGGCATCATCCCCAGCTCGCTCACCGGCAGTAGTACCACCATTACCTTCCGCCCCGACGCGCCTTTAACTCGCAAAGATCTGCTGCTATGGAAAGTTCCTCTAGACACGCGTCAGCCACTACCTGAAGCTACCGCTACCGCTGTCAGACAAGCGTGGAGCTTTCAAGATACCGATACCATCGAGCCGCGCGTAGCTCAAGCTCTAATCGCGGATCATCAGCTAGGCGACTTTTCAAACATTCGTCGTACCTTCGGCTACACGACGCTCTTCCAGCCTGATAAAGCGGCTACTCGCGCTGAGACTGCAGCCGTGCTCTGGCGGTTTGGCAATCCTGCTGAAGGCATCACTGCCAACGAAGTGCTAAACCCTACCGCGTCAGCGACTACAACCGATAGCGAAGATAATGAATGA